GCAATGAAAATCAGGTGAAGATGGTGATCTTTATGCATTCTTTGTGAACCTTCGAGACTCCCCTGCCGACCTTCATAAGACGATTGAGTGACCTTGCCGGAAATGTAAGCATTTTCAAGGCTCCACTCCTAATCCAGGCTCCAAGGCCGGGATCTTCTTCAGAGTCAATCCATAGAATCATTCCGTTCATATCGGGTGAATCGAAATAGGCATTTCTACTACCCGAATAAGCCTTGAACATGACTCCGTAGATCTTCCTAATGACTTCGCTTCTCTTCTCACTTACTACGTATTTGATCATCGGGTCATCTTCAAATGCTTCGGCCAGAATCTCTACCGCACTTGAGTGTTCTCTTGCAGAAATTCTGATCGGTTCGAACATGCTATCACCCTTTTAGCTTGCCACCGTTCACAGCGAAAGACTTGACCGGCAAAAGATCTATAATTTCAGGCAGCACTCGAGAGCCGCCCAGAAAACCCGTTCTTTGTGGTTTGAGGCCTCGGGATGAAATCTTCTATCCCACTCCTCGCCGCTGACGTCGTCTCCCGAGGACAGCAGCTGCCCAAAGACGACATTTCTGAACTTCGAGACGGCCATAAGGGCCGAAGCCTCCATTTCGACGGTTATACAGCCCCCATCGATTCTCTCCTTGACTATCTTCTTCGTCTCTCTGTAGAAGGCGTCGGTTGTCCATGTCTTTCCCTTGATATATGGAATCGACAAAGCTACCAATGCGTCTTCTATCTTCTCGAGCACCTCTGTATCGACAGCGATTTCGCGGAAAGGCTCCAGGTAATGATACGAGGTTCCCTCATCCCTGATGGCAGATTGAACGACGATAATCTCTCCCCTCGGGATATTCCTCTTCAACACTCCGCATGAGCCGCAGGCTTTTGTCTTCCTAACTCCAAGGACGATGAGCTCCTCATAGAAGCCAGCCGCCGACGGCGCTCCAAGTCCGGGATTCAAGATCGCAACTTTGACCCC
The Mesotoga infera genome window above contains:
- a CDS encoding phosphorylase, with translation MEKRLPILEHDYERPAVIEPTKVISSISEMPERAVILFYQGVIETLLNKGLLKKIVDRRSEVGLYPVYEIEYKGVKVAILNPGLGAPSAAGFYEELIVLGVRKTKACGSCGVLKRNIPRGEIIVVQSAIRDEGTSYHYLEPFREIAVDTEVLEKIEDALVALSIPYIKGKTWTTDAFYRETKKIVKERIDGGCITVEMEASALMAVSKFRNVVFGQLLSSGDDVSGEEWDRRFHPEASNHKERVFWAALECCLKL